The genomic region CGTGCACGTGCTCGACGAGGAGCTCGAAGCCGCGACCAACCCGCGCTCGACCAAGGACAAGATGCGGTTCCCCAAGGCGCAGCGTGAAGGGGTCACGTTCCAGACGCACACCGCGACCGGCGAGGAGTGGTTCGGGTTCGAAGCCGTGAAGAACCTCCCCGGGCTGCCGGAGGACGTCCTCATCGTGCCGCTGATCGGGCACACCCGCGGGCACAGCGGGATCGCCGTGAGATCAACCAACGGGTGGTTGCTGCACGCCGGCGACGCGTACTTCTACCGCGGTGAGGTGGAGACGCCGCCGAGCAACATCTTCGCGCTCAAGATGACGGCCAGGCAGACCGAGACGATCCGGGCGCAGCGGTTGTCCAATGTGGAGCGGTTGAAGGAGCTCAAGGCACGAGGCGACGTCGAGGTCTTCTGCGCGCACGACCCGGTCGAGCTGGCCAGGCTCGGGTGACGATGACGTTCATCCGTGAGATCCGGCTGGACGCACAGCACGACACGCGCCGTTATCCGTTCACGCTGCCGGTGGTCAGGCACCTCATCCGGAACCCGATCGGCCTCCGCACCCCGGTCACCTTCCTCACCGGTGACAACGGCGCGGGCAAGTCGACGCTGGTCGAGGCGCGGTGGCGGCCGGGTTCAACGCGGAGGGCGGGTCGCAGTCGTTCCGGTTCGCCACCAAGGCGACGGAGTCGTCGCTGGGCGACTACCTCACCCTCAGCTGGGGCACGAAGAAGCCGCGGACCGGGTACTTCCTCAGAGCGGAGTCGTTCTACAACGTCGCCACGGAGATCGACCGGATCGGCGGGGGCATCCACCGCTCGTACGGCGGCAGGTCGTTGCACGAGCGGTCGCACGGCGAGAGCTTCATCGACCTGATGACGCACCGGTTCGGCGGGCGCGGGCTCTACGTGCTGGACGAGCCGGAGGCGGCGCTGTCCGTCAGGGGCTGTCTGAGCATCTTGAAGCGCATGCAGGAGCTGACGGACGAAGGCTCGCAGTTCATCGTCGCCACGCACTCACCGATCCTGCTCGCAGCCCCAAGAGCAACGATCCTCGAGATCGACGCGGACGGTGAGATCGGCGAAGTCTCCTACGACACAGCGGAACCGGTCGCGCTCACCCGCAACTTCCTGGGCGAGCCCGACCGGTTCCTCAAGCACCTGCTGGAGTGAAACCCGGAAACTACTTCGACAGCTTCTGCGGGTCGATCTCCACCTTGCCGTGCAGCACCCGGTTGATGCCCCACAGCACGAGACCGGCCAGCAGCAGGTAGCCCGCGATCACGTAGTCGTCCCACGGCCGGCCCGACGTGAACGGCAGCGCCAGGTAGGCGCAGGTGATCGCGCCGAGCACCGGGGCCCACGTCGGTGCGCGGAAGTGCTGGTGCTCGGACTTCTCCCGGCGCAGCACCAGGCACGCGATGTTGACGATGGTGAAGACGATCAGCAGCAGCAACGACGTCGTGCCGCCGAGCTTGCCGATGTCCGCGGTGGACACCAGGATCACCGCGATGCCGGTGGTGAAGACGATGGAGATCCACGGCGTGCGGCGGAACGGGTGCACGGTGCCGAAGAACCGCGGGATGATCCGTTCGTTCGCCATGCCGTACAGCAACCTCGACGCCATCAGCATGTTGATCAGCGCCGAGTTGATGACGGCCAGCAGGCCGATCAGGGCGAAGATCCACAGCGGGAAGCCGGGGGCGCCGACCGCGACGACCCTCAGCAGGGCGCCGCTGCCCGCCTTGGCGAGCTCGTCGGACGGGATGAGCAGCGACGAGGTGACGGCGACCAGCACGTAGATCAGGGCCGCGATGCCCATGCCCCACAGCATCGCGCGCGGGAAGATCTTGACCGGGTTGCGGCACTCCTCCGCCATGTTCACCGAGTCCTCGAACCCGACCATCGCGAAGAACGCGAGCGCCGTCGCGGAGGTGACCGCGAGCAGCACGCTGGAGCCGGACGGGGTGTGGATCTCGGTCAGCCGCGAGGGCTCGCCGTCGCCGACCGCGATCGCGTACGCGCCGATCGCGATGATGATGACCAGGCCGGACAGCTCGATGCAGGTCAGGACCACGTTGGTCTTGACGGACTCGGACACGCCGCGGAAGTTGATGACCGCGAGCGCCGCGATGAACACGATCGCGATGCCGGTGATCACCAGCGACTCCGGGCTGAGCGCGACGTCGAAGAACTCCACCAGCAGCTGCCGCAGGTACGTGCGGCCGAACGCCAGCGCGGCGCTCGACGCGGACGTGATGCCCGACGACATGACGGCGAACGCGACCATGAACGTCAGGAAGTGGATCTTGAACGCTTTGTTGGTGTAGAGCGCGGCACCCGCCGCTCTCGGGTACTTCCCGACCAGCTCCAGGTAGCTGAACGCGGTCAGGAACGCGACCAGGAACGCGAGCAGGAAGGGCAACCAGAGCGCGCCGCCGATCTTGCCGGCGACGTTGCCGGTCAGCGCGTAGATTCCGGTACCGAGGATGTCGCCGACGACGAAGAACAACAGCAGCTTGGGCCCGATTGCCCGATGTAGCCCTGGTTGCTCCGTTTGTGGAGTCGCTTCAGCCATGCCGTGAGATTGTGCCCGCTCTGTGTGACGACCAGCACTAACGGCAGGTTTCCTCACCCGTATGGTGTAACCGGTACGCTCGTTCCGAACTGGGGGTTTCCCGATGAAGCGCGCGGTCCTGCTGGTCTTGGCCGCGGCGCTGACGGCCTGCACCTCCACGTCGCCACCACCCGAGCCCGGCGCGCAGCGCAAGGACGTGGCGAGCCTGGTGTCGGCCGTGACGCGTGCCGTGGCGGAGAAGCCGAGCTACCGCTTCACCGTCACCGCCCCGGTCGCCGCCGGCGTCACGGCCACCGCCACCGGGGTCGCGAAGCTCAACGGTGACACCGCGACCATCGACGCCACCACCAACCGCCCGGTGCAGACCGGCGGCAACCCCGAGAAGCTGCACTACGTCTCGACCACGCAGGACAGCGCGTTCGTCGAGCTGCCGCCGGTGTTCGGCCTGGCCGCCGACAAGCCGTGGGTGAAGCTCACCCGCGCGGACACCGACGAGTTCACCGACACCATGCTCGGCTTCTACGACCTGATCTACCAGCAGGCCGTCTTCACCCGGTACCACCTGCCGATCATCGCGGCGGGCGGCACGCTGCGGCTGTCCGGTCAGATC from Lentzea guizhouensis harbors:
- a CDS encoding MBL fold metallo-hydrolase; translated protein: MKVHHLNCGSMRPPLVPGGIVAHCLLIETDDGLVLVDTGFGTHEVTDPAQTIDGLSRRLLRPLLDINETAVSQVEKRGYAPGDVRHILLTHLDMDHAGGLRDFPNATVHVLDEELEAATNPRSTKDKMRFPKAQREGVTFQTHTATGEEWFGFEAVKNLPGLPEDVLIVPLIGHTRGHSGIAVRSTNGWLLHAGDAYFYRGEVETPPSNIFALKMTARQTETIRAQRLSNVERLKELKARGDVEVFCAHDPVELARLG
- a CDS encoding AAA family ATPase: MAAGFNAEGGSQSFRFATKATESSLGDYLTLSWGTKKPRTGYFLRAESFYNVATEIDRIGGGIHRSYGGRSLHERSHGESFIDLMTHRFGGRGLYVLDEPEAALSVRGCLSILKRMQELTDEGSQFIVATHSPILLAAPRATILEIDADGEIGEVSYDTAEPVALTRNFLGEPDRFLKHLLE
- a CDS encoding APC family permease; translation: MAEATPQTEQPGLHRAIGPKLLLFFVVGDILGTGIYALTGNVAGKIGGALWLPFLLAFLVAFLTAFSYLELVGKYPRAAGAALYTNKAFKIHFLTFMVAFAVMSSGITSASSAALAFGRTYLRQLLVEFFDVALSPESLVITGIAIVFIAALAVINFRGVSESVKTNVVLTCIELSGLVIIIAIGAYAIAVGDGEPSRLTEIHTPSGSSVLLAVTSATALAFFAMVGFEDSVNMAEECRNPVKIFPRAMLWGMGIAALIYVLVAVTSSLLIPSDELAKAGSGALLRVVAVGAPGFPLWIFALIGLLAVINSALINMLMASRLLYGMANERIIPRFFGTVHPFRRTPWISIVFTTGIAVILVSTADIGKLGGTTSLLLLIVFTIVNIACLVLRREKSEHQHFRAPTWAPVLGAITCAYLALPFTSGRPWDDYVIAGYLLLAGLVLWGINRVLHGKVEIDPQKLSK